In Populus nigra chromosome 1, ddPopNigr1.1, whole genome shotgun sequence, one genomic interval encodes:
- the LOC133696935 gene encoding WPP domain-interacting protein 1 encodes MDLESEGPALESVEDNELTTTTIIPTTTPDCPLNHEDGDGGDDNSKIKANGSCSNGIIHDMGANGNGDTNTLPHDGEVKEGVGSEQVGNSGKSPPSTAISPAGGSPPTKGFGLKKWRRIRRDVVKDASADADNSKVLKRVFSGAVNPAEPTNLKPVEVMQNSDGSFGSANLFRNVALGDAFVTRGSSLESRFMVASAYAAGMDSENSEDRSSKSSTAASAPRVRHDLPAVSGYARDKNRVKSLSGKGVGSSAQQVQQGKGWVENGKKPRGERVKIEKENSHSSMESDSRSSNFVFMQGDCSVTSNGKQSGRSMIYDGENSDEAHAGEQQFSGDVHPGYGQENVGEFEDVSEDELAAEASWTDKGEKRVDHRPSADQDQWVESILSLQSVQKALENEVQKLGEIGNVSSVVEDSSLADPEIHESSLSDKFDSESFKESSPLEFQVLSLTQNVKYLESSLELTKAMLKMKETVVAELEASLNGDKSPKEESASTTELQQEKSREIENELEGLFKQKIEAEIKCLALTRNLQKLRLAAGDQITLFEEQQALAGEQVQMLNKLGEAEIKAASLKKQAEQLEKYCGDVLGTEEVFKMQSKVCKVTACFFIQLILLFLVFWLLVLQLSPSSGVVAPT; translated from the exons ATGGATTTGGAGAGTGAAGGTCCTGCGCTTGAATCTGTTGAAGATAATGAATTAACTACCACCACCATCATTCCAACCACAACCCCTGACTGTCCCTTAAATCATGAAGATGGTGATGGTGGGGATGATAACAGTAAGATAAAGGCTAATGGATCATGTTCGAATGGGATAATTCATGACATGGGTGCTAATGGTAATGGTGATACGAATACATTGCCTCATGATGGAGAAGTTAAGGAAGGTGTGGGAAGTGAGCAAGTGGGGAATTCAGGGAAGTCACCGCCTTCAACGGCCATATCTCCTGCTGGAGGGTCACCTCCGACTAAGGGATTTGGCTTGAAGAAATGGAGGCGAATTAGGAGAGATGTTGTTAAGGATGCTAGTGCCGATGCAGATAACAGTAAAGTTTTGAAACGAGTATTCTCTGGTGCTGTGAATCCGGCTGAACCAACAAATTTAAAGCCGGTTGAGGTCATGCAAAACAGCGATGGTTCTTTTGGATCGGCTAATCTATTTAGAAATGTGGCTCTTGGTGATGCGTTTGTGACCCGTGGGTCTAGTTTGGAATCTAGATTTATGGTTGCATCTGCTTACGCAGCTGGTATGGATTCTGAGAATAGTGAGGATCGGAGTAGCAAGTCCTCAACAGCAGCTAGTGCTCCTAGGGTGAGGCATGACCTACCTGCAGTGTCAGGGTATGCAAGGGACAAGAACAGGGTGAAGAGTTTGAGTGGGAAGGGTGTGGGTAGTTCAGCTCAACAGGTTCAACAAGGGAAGGGATGGGTAGAAAACGGTAAGAAGCCTAGAGGAGAAAGGGTCAAAATCGAGAAGGAAAACTCTCATTCCAGCATGGAATCTGATTCAAGAAGCTCCAACTTTGTCTTTATGCAGGGTGATTGTTCTGTGACCAGTAACGGAAAGCAAAGTGGAAGGTCAATGATTTACGACGGAGAAAACAGTGATGAAGCCCATGCAGGTGAACAACAATTCAGCGGGGATGTACATCCTGGTTATGGGCAGGAGAATGTTGGAGAATTTGAAGATGTTTCAGAAGATGAATTAGCTGCAGAAGCATCTTGGACAGATAAGGGAGAAAAAAGGGTTGATCACAGACCCTCGGCAGATCAGGATCAATGGGTTGAGTCTATACTTTCTCTCCAATCTGTGCAAAAAGCTCTTGAAAACG AGGTTCAAAAATTGGGGGAGATCGGGAACGTTAGCAGTGTAGTGGAAGATTCCTCTTTAGCTGATCCAGAAATCCATGAATCGAGCTTATCTGACAAGTTTGATTCTGAAAGTTTCAAAGAATCAAGTCCATTGGAGTTCCAAGTATTAAGCTTAACACAGAATGTAAAATACTTGGAAAGCAGCCTGGAGTTGACCAAGGCTATGCTCAAGATGAAGGAGACGGTGGTTGCTGAACTGGAAGCCTCCTTGAATGGTGACAAGTCACCAAAAGAAGAATCAGCGAGTACCACAGAATTGCAACAAGAGAAATCTAGAGAGATTGAGAACGAGCTTGAGGGCCTTTTCAAGCAAAAGATCGAGGCTGAGATTAAGTGTCTGGCATTAACAAGGAATCTGCAGAAGTTGAGACTTGCTGCAGGTGATCAAATCACCCTATTTGAGGAACAACAGGCTCTGGCTGGTGAGCAAGTGCAGATGCTAAATAAGCTAGGAGAAGCAGAAATCAAGGCTGCGTCACTAAAGAAACAAGCGGAGCAGCTAGAAAAATACTGTGGAGATGTTTTAGGGACCGAAGAGGTGTTTAAGATGCAGAGCAAAGTATGCAAGGTTACTGCATGTTTTTTCATCCAGTTGATTTtgcttttcttggttttttggcTATTAGTGTTGCAGTTATCACCCTCTTCTGGGGTGGTTGCACCCACTTAA
- the LOC133694813 gene encoding photosystem I reaction center subunit V, chloroplastic-like produces the protein MATSSLLFTPTIQKNHHNLTPSNLSFQGLRPLTRAKTTSLSKISTTAPKRSLAVKAELNPSLVISLSTGVSLFLGRFVFFNFQRENVAKQVPEQNGLTHFEAGDKRAKEYVSLLKSNDPVGFNIVDVLAWGSIGHIVAYYILATASNGYDWDPSFPCCF, from the coding sequence ATGGCAACCTCTAGCTTGCTCTTCACGCCCACTATCCAAAAGAACCACCACAACCTCACCCCATCCAACCTCTCATTCCAAGGCCTTAGACCCCTCACCAGGGCCAAAACCACCTCCCTCTCCAAGATCAGCACCACTGCACCAAAAAGGAGCTTAGCTGTGAAAGCAGAGCTTAACCCATCACTGGTCATAAGCTTGAGCACAGGGGTATCACTCTTTTTGGGAAGGTTTGTGTTCTTTAACTTCCAAAGGGAGAACGTGGCAAAACAAGTGCCTGAGCAGAATGGTTTGACTCACTTTGAGGCAGGAGATAAGCGTGCCAAGGAATATGTAAGCCTCCTGAAATCAAATGATCCAGTTGGTTTCAACATTGTTGATGTTCTTGCTTGGGGATCCATTGGCCATATTGTTGCCTACTACATCTTAGCCACAGCCAGCAATGGCTATGACTGGGACCCCAGCTTCCCATGTTGcttttag